In Rhodococcus qingshengii JCM 15477, the sequence CTCGACAATGCGGTAGTCGACGTCTTGTCGCTCGATCAGTGGGAAGCGCAGAAGAGTCGGTTACGACGCACCACGATCGGTGGCCGTGAATTGGCCGTCTCGCTTGATCGTGGTATTCAGTTGCAGGACGGCGACATTCTGCTGTGGGACGAGCCGGCGAACACCGTGGTCGTGGCCAGGATCAACCTCAAGGACGTGTTGGAGATCGACCTGAGCGCGCTGGTCGACGTCACGCCCGAGAAGATGATTCAGACGTGCCTGGAGTTGGGACATGCCGTGGGTAACCAGCACTGGCCTGCGGTGGTGAAGGGAATGAAGGTCTACGTTCCGTTGACCGTCGACAAGGCGGTCATGGGCTCGGTGATGCGGACACATGCTTTCGAGGGCATCGAGTACACCTTCATCCCGGGCGCCGAGGTCATTCCCTACATCGCTCCACACGAGGCACGCCGTTTGTTCGGTGCGGCCGCGCGTGAGGGCGAGGGGCATACCCATGACCCTCTCGTCTGAGGGATCCGGGCTCAGCATCAACCGCGCGATGCGGATGATGCAGTTTTCCGATTCCATGTTCCCGGTCGGTTCCTTCTCGTTCTCCAACGGTTTGGAATCGGCCGTGGCGCAAGGAATTGTCACGGGTGGTCCGTCGCTGCGGGAGTTTGTGCTCTCGGCCGCCCATCAGGGCGCGACGTGCGACGGTATCGCCGTACTCGCAGCGCACCGGGGTGCGGCAGCCGGTGATTTCTCGGCGATCCTCGCCGCTGATCATGCAGTGATCGAACGCAAACTCAACGAAGAAGCACGCACGATGAGTACCCGCATGGGTAAGAAGTTGGCCGAACTCGGCGGGCGCTTGGCCGGTGAGACCCTGTTCAACAAGTGGTTGGCCGCGATCGCATCGGGGGAGACGCCGGGTACCTACCCCGTCGGCCTCGGAATTGCTTTCGCGGAGATGGGTTCTCCGGAAGAGGACGCTTTCACGGTCAATCAGTACGGTGTCGCGATGACGTTGCTCGGCGCTGCCCTTCGTATCGTCCGAGTCGATCACCTCACGACGCAAGAGATTCTGTTCGAGGTCAATCAGAGCGCCGGCCGTGAGTACGCCGCAGTGCGTGACTACGGACTCGACGACATGTCCAATTTCGCCCCGATGATCGACATTCTGGCTGCGGTTCACGTCAAGGCGCACGTCCGAATGTTCATGAACTAGAAGGAGAACGATGAAGAAGACAACGCGCATCGGAATCGGCGGACCCGTGGGTTCGGGTAAGACCGCACTCATCGAGGCGATCACGCCGGAGTTCATCAAGCGGGGCACCAGCGTTCTGATCATCACCAATGACGTGGTCACCACCGAAGATGCCAAGCATGTGCGCAAGGCTCTCAAAGGTGTTCTCGTGGAGGAACGTATCGTCGGCGTGGAGACGGGAGCCTGCCCACACACCGCCGTCCGCGAAGACCCGAGTATGAATCTCGCGGCGGTCGAGGACATGGAGAAAACGTTCCCGGACACCGACGTGGTGTTCATCGAAAGTGGTGGCGACAACCTCACACTGACGTTCAGTCCAGCTCTGGTCGACTTCTTCATCTACGTCATCGACGTAGCCGCAGGCGACAAGATTCCGCGCAAGAACGGTCCGGGAATCTCGCAGTCCGACATCCTGGTCATCAACAAGACCGATCTCGCACCGTACGTCAACGCCGATCTCGGAGTCATGGATCGCGACTCCAAGGGGATGCGCGGCGACAAGCCGTTCGTCTTCACCAATTGCATGACCGGGGAAGGCATCAAGGAAGTGGTGGACCTCATCGTGCACGGAGTCCTCTTCGACGAAGAGGAAGTGGGAGCGAGCGCACCGTGAGCGCAACGTCCGTCCCGGGAGCATCGCGGTCGCTCCCGGGGCCGATCCCGACCATCCCGGAACTCGACCAGTACCAGGACCAGCCGAAGCAGGCCCCGGCCGGCAAGGTCGGGAAGACCGGCGTTCTCGAGATGCGATTTGTCGACCGTGGCGACAAGACGATTCTGCGGGACATGTACCGCAAGACACCGCTGCTCGTTCAGCAGGCGCTGTACTGGGACGAAGCGTTGCCGACCATGCCGTGCGTCTACATGATCTCGACGTCCGGCAGTGTGTTGCAAGGCGATCGACTGTTCCTGACCATCGAGATGGAACCGGGTTCCCTCGCGCACGTGACCACTCAGTCGGCCACCAAGGTTCACCGGATGGATGCCAATCACGCGTCGCAACTCCAGAAAGTGGTGCTCGCGGAGAATTCGTATCTCGAACTGATGCCCGGGGTGACGATCCCACACCGCAACGCGAGGTACTACGCGCGCACCGACATCACGGTGGATCCGACTGCAACGCTGTTGTTCTCGGAGATCGTGATGTCGGGTCGCAAGTACCACGACGGCGGAGAGATGTTCGTCTACGACCTGTACTCCACAATGATCAAGGCGGAGCGTCCGGACGGGAAGAACCTCTTCACCGAGAAATTGGTGATTGAACCGGCACGCTTCCCCGTGCGATACGGCGGAATCATGGGCGACCACGACGTGTTCGGCAATGTCATCCTGCTGACACCGAAGGAGCACGCCGACGCGATTCTCGAAGAGGTAGTTCCGGGCCGTGACGGCAAGGTCGTTTCCGGAGCGAGTCGGCTACCGAACGACGCCGGTCTCATCTTCAAAGTCCTCGGTCCGGAGAGCGAACCCGTCAAGGCGAAGGTTCGTGATTTCTGGGCTCTGGTGCGAAAGGCAGTTCTGGACACCACCATTCCGCCCGTCCCGCTGTGGGGATGACGCGGATCGTCGGAGAAGGATCGAGGGACGTGCGATGACCACCATCACCAAACCCTGGGACGACGTCGCGGACAAGAACGTCGTGCTCAGATTCATCGACACCAATCTCAAAGGCTCCGGGCAGGTGATGTTCCAGGGCAATGCGCTGACGGGCCTGCTGTTTCTGGTCGGCATCTTCTGGGGAGCGATAGCCGCGTACACGATCACCGTAGCAATTGGTGCCGTGGTGGGTCTGGTGGTATCCACCGTCACCGGGATGATGCTGCACTCCGACGACGATTCGATGCGTATCGGCCTGTACGGATACAACGGAGTTCTTGTGGGAGCTGCCTTTCCGACGTTCCTTGCCGGCGGTGTGATGCTGTGGATCTACCTCGTGGTGGGAGCTGCCGCGTCGACGATCGCGTTCCTGGCCGTTGCCAATGTCTTCAAGACGTGGGGCGTACCGGCGCTGACCTTTCCGTTCAACCTCGTCAACTGGTTCTTCCTCCTCGCGGCGTTCCAGTTCCTGCGGATCGAAACGTCAGACCTCAGCGCGGGCCAGTTTCCCCAGCACATCGGGGACGCGTCAGTTCATGCCGAAATTACTTTCAGCTTCCTGTGGGACACGCTGTTCCGCAACGTCTCCCAGATCTTTCTGATCAACAACACCGTCACCGGCATTATCTTCGTGATCGCGCTGCTGGTCGCGTCGCGTTGGGCGGCGTTGTTCGCGCTCATCGGTTCCGCGATAGCGATGGGTTCGGTACTGGCGCTGGGCGCAAACACCGTCGACATCGGCAATGGTCTCTACGGGCTCAGTTCGGTGCTGACGGCAATTGCTCTCGGATCGGTGTTCTACAACCCGTCGTGGCGTGT encodes:
- the ureE gene encoding urease accessory protein UreE (involved in the assembly of the urease metallocenter; possible nickel donor), which encodes MSGTITHTHGADATPHTHGEMTAPSGKPTRVDALLGKETDEEWAGRLDNAVVDVLSLDQWEAQKSRLRRTTIGGRELAVSLDRGIQLQDGDILLWDEPANTVVVARINLKDVLEIDLSALVDVTPEKMIQTCLELGHAVGNQHWPAVVKGMKVYVPLTVDKAVMGSVMRTHAFEGIEYTFIPGAEVIPYIAPHEARRLFGAAAREGEGHTHDPLV
- a CDS encoding urease accessory protein UreF, whose amino-acid sequence is MTLSSEGSGLSINRAMRMMQFSDSMFPVGSFSFSNGLESAVAQGIVTGGPSLREFVLSAAHQGATCDGIAVLAAHRGAAAGDFSAILAADHAVIERKLNEEARTMSTRMGKKLAELGGRLAGETLFNKWLAAIASGETPGTYPVGLGIAFAEMGSPEEDAFTVNQYGVAMTLLGAALRIVRVDHLTTQEILFEVNQSAGREYAAVRDYGLDDMSNFAPMIDILAAVHVKAHVRMFMN
- the ureG gene encoding urease accessory protein UreG yields the protein MKKTTRIGIGGPVGSGKTALIEAITPEFIKRGTSVLIITNDVVTTEDAKHVRKALKGVLVEERIVGVETGACPHTAVREDPSMNLAAVEDMEKTFPDTDVVFIESGGDNLTLTFSPALVDFFIYVIDVAAGDKIPRKNGPGISQSDILVINKTDLAPYVNADLGVMDRDSKGMRGDKPFVFTNCMTGEGIKEVVDLIVHGVLFDEEEVGASAP
- a CDS encoding urease accessory protein UreD; translated protein: MSATSVPGASRSLPGPIPTIPELDQYQDQPKQAPAGKVGKTGVLEMRFVDRGDKTILRDMYRKTPLLVQQALYWDEALPTMPCVYMISTSGSVLQGDRLFLTIEMEPGSLAHVTTQSATKVHRMDANHASQLQKVVLAENSYLELMPGVTIPHRNARYYARTDITVDPTATLLFSEIVMSGRKYHDGGEMFVYDLYSTMIKAERPDGKNLFTEKLVIEPARFPVRYGGIMGDHDVFGNVILLTPKEHADAILEEVVPGRDGKVVSGASRLPNDAGLIFKVLGPESEPVKAKVRDFWALVRKAVLDTTIPPVPLWG
- the yut gene encoding urea transporter produces the protein MTTITKPWDDVADKNVVLRFIDTNLKGSGQVMFQGNALTGLLFLVGIFWGAIAAYTITVAIGAVVGLVVSTVTGMMLHSDDDSMRIGLYGYNGVLVGAAFPTFLAGGVMLWIYLVVGAAASTIAFLAVANVFKTWGVPALTFPFNLVNWFFLLAAFQFLRIETSDLSAGQFPQHIGDASVHAEITFSFLWDTLFRNVSQIFLINNTVTGIIFVIALLVASRWAALFALIGSAIAMGSVLALGANTVDIGNGLYGLSSVLTAIALGSVFYNPSWRVFVYTVFGVLVTVVIHGTLVSAFAPISLPAGTGPFVFATWLFLLPKKKFVPIQHDTIEGGAAEGKDSIAKANG